A window of Vigna unguiculata cultivar IT97K-499-35 chromosome 4, ASM411807v1, whole genome shotgun sequence contains these coding sequences:
- the LOC114182464 gene encoding eukaryotic translation initiation factor 6-2 — protein sequence MATRLQFENNCEVGVFSKLTNAYCLVAIGGSESFYSVFEAELADVIPVVKTSIGGTRIIGRLCAGNKNGLLLPHTTTDQELQHLRNSLPDQVVVQRIDERLSALGNCIACNDHVALTHTDLDRETEEMIADVLGVEVFRQTIAGNILVGSYCAFSNRGGLVHPHTSIEDLDELSTLLQVPLVAGTVNRGSEVIAAGMTVNDWTAFCGSDTTATELSVIESVFKLREAQPSAIVDEMRKSLVDTYV from the exons ATGGCAACTA GACTTCAGTTTGAAAATAATTGTGAAGTTGGAGTCTTCTCTAAACTTACCAATGCCTACTGCTTGGTTGCCATTGGAGGTTCTGAAAGCTTCTACAG TGTATTTGAAGCTGAGTTAGCTGATGTTATCCCTGTGGTCAAGACATCAATTGGGGGTACTCGGATTATTGGTCGTCTTTGTGCCG GAAACAAGAATGGGCTTCTCTTGCCCCATACCACCACAGATCAAG AACTTCAACATTTGAGAAACAGTCTACCTGATCAAGTTGTTGTTCAGCGTATAGACGAAAGGCTATCTGCTCTGGGGAATTGTATAGCATGTAACGACCATGTGGCCCTGACACACACTGATCTTGACAGG GAGACTGAAGAGATGATTGCAGATGTTCTTGGAGTAGAAGTTTTCAGGCAGACCATAGCAGGCAACATTCTTGTTGGTAGTTACTGTGCCTTCTCCAATAGGGGTGGTTTG GTCCACCCTCATACTTCCATAGAAGACTTGGATGAGCTTTCTACGCTTCTTCAGGTTCCTTTGGTGGCCGGAACTGTTAACCGGGGCAGTGAAGTGATAGCAGCTGGAATGACAGTTAATGACTGGACAGCATTTTGCGGTTCAGACACCACTGCAACAGAGCTATCTGTAATTGAGAGTGTTTTCAAGCTGAGAGAAGCTCAGCCTAGTGCCATTGTGGACGAGATGAGGAAATCCCTCGTTGATACCTATGTCTGA
- the LOC114182158 gene encoding T-complex protein 1 subunit gamma, with amino-acid sequence MHAPVLVLQDSLKRESGAKVRYAVIQAAKAVADVVRTTLGPRSMLKMLLDAQGGIVVTNDGNAILRELDLAHPAAKSMIELSRTQDQEVGDGTTSVIILAGEMLHVADAFIDKIHPTVICRAYTKALEDAIAVLDKIAMPIDAQDRGIMLGLVKSCIGTKFTGQFGDLIADLAIDATATVGVEIGQGLRDVDIKNYIKVEKVPGGQLEDSRVLKGVMINKDVVAPGKMRRKIVNPRIILLDCPIEYKKGENQTNAELLKEEDWNLLLKMEEEYIEEMCMQILKFKPDVVITEKGLSDLACHYLSKHGVSAIRRLRKTDNNRIAKACGAVIVNRPDELQESDVGTGAGLFEIKKIGDEYFAYIVDCKDPKACTVLLRGASKDLLNEVERNLQDAMSVARNIIKNPKLVPGGGATELTVSAALKQKSSSIEGIEKWPYEAAAIAFEAIPRTLAQNCGVNVIRTMTALQGKHANGENAWIGIDGTTGSITDMKERKIWDAYNVKAQAFKTAIEAACMLLRIDDIVSGIKKKQAPGASGSSKPKIETEADADNEQILPD; translated from the exons ATGCACGCGCCAGTTCTCGTTCTCC AGGACTCTTTGAAACGGGAGTCTGGAGCTAAAGTGAGATATGCTGTTATTCAGGCAGCAAAG GCTGTTGCTGATGTAGTCCGTACAACATTGGGACCCAGGTCCATGCTAAAAATGCTTCTTGACGCTCAAGGAG GAATTGTTGTTACCAATGATGGAAATGCTATATTACGTGAATTAGACCTTGCTCACCCAGCTGCCAAG TCCATGATTGAATTAAGTCGCACCCAAGACCAAGAAGTAGGGGATGGAACAACATCTGTCATCATTCTTG CTGGTGAGATGCTTCATGTTGCTGATGCATTCATTGACAAAATTCACCCTACAGTTATTTGCCGAG CATATACCAAAGCTTTGGAGGATGCTATTGCTGTTCTTGACAAAATTGCAATGCCTATTGATGCTCAGGATC GAGGTATAATGCTGGGGCTGGTAAAAAGCTGCATAGGTACCAAATTCACAGGtcaatttggggatttaattgct GATTTAGCTATTGATGCTACTGCAACAGTAGGTGTTGAGATTGGCCAAGGTTTGAGAGATgtagatataaaaaattatattaaggtTGAAAAGGTCCCTGGTGGGCAGCTGGAGGATTCTAGAGTACTCAAGGGTGTTATGATAAACAAAGATGTGGTTGCACCTGGCAAAATGAGGAGAAAGATTGTTAACCCACGCATCATTCTTCTTGATTGTCCCATTGAGTATAAAAAGGGTGAAAACCAAACAAATGCTGAACTACTCAAAGAAGAAGACTGGAATCTCTTATTGAAGATGGAAGAAGAATATATTGAGGAGATGTGCATGCAGATACTGAAGTTTAAGCCTGATGTGGTAATCACGGAGAAGGGTCTGAGTGATTTGGCTTGTCATTATCTGAGCAAGCATGGAGTTAGTGCAATCAGGAGGCTGAGGAAAACTGATAATAATAGAATTGCTAAGGCATGCGGTGCTGTTATTGTGAACAGACCAGATGAATTGCAGGAATCTGACGTTGGTACTGGTGCTGGATTATTTGAGATTAAGAAAATTGGAGATGAGTACTTTGCATACATTGTTGATTGTAAAGACCCCAAGGCCTGCACCGTACTACTAAGGGGAGCTAGTAAGGATCTTTTAAATGAAGTTGAAAGAAACCTACAG gatgCCATGTCTGTTGCAAggaacataataaaaaatccaAAACTTGTTCCTGGAGGTGGTGCAACAGAGTTGACAGTGTCAGCTGCCTTGAAACAGAAGAGTTCTTCTATCGAGGGCATAGAAAAA TGGCCGTATGAAGCTGCTGCCATTGCTTTTGAAGCTATACCACGAACTTTGGCACAAAATTGTGGAGTAAATGTCATCCGGACTATGACTGCTCTCCAAGGAAAA CACGCAAATGGGGAAAATGCATGGATTGGTATAGATGGAACTACCGGTAGCATCACTGACATGAAAGAGCGCAAG ATCTGGGATGCCTACAATGTGAAGGCGCAAGCTTTTAAGACTGCCATTGAAGCTGCTTGCATGCTTCTGAGGATTGATGATATAGTGAGTGGAATCAAGAAGAAGCAGGCCCCTGGAGCTTCAGGTTCTTCAAAACCCAAGATTGAGACCGAGGCAGATGCTGACAATGAACAAATCCTTCCTGACTGA